aagtttctatacgaaagttgctttaaaaaatcatattaatctatttttcaaaaaaatagtaaataccTAATTAATCGTAAGAAAATACATCGCTCCATTTTACGTGCGCGGAAGGTGAATTCTCAACCtcacctcccgaacacagccataGTAGCTTTTTAGTGCGGTAGCAAGTGGTCGGTTGTCAATTTTTCTAGGCGGTGCTCCTAACAGTTTGCCTACACAGATATGATTTTTGCGGACGAACCTAAGACCTGAGGGCCACCTAtataaaaatttgattttttttgcatgcgAGCTAGCTGTAAAAGAAACActtaatatatttttacaagtatatttttttaagtccGCCTGTAATGGTGGGTGTTGTCTAAAATGGTTTTTTATATTGTGTTACATGCGTTGATTTGGGGATTATATGATTTTTTGGTTGTGTTTTCGGTTCTTTTTCCCTTCTTGACGTATACAAGGTCTATGCTCATGAAATATTGGGTATTGAAGTGCATATGAGCTTTAAGTTGATTTGTTTAATTTGGAGAGGATCCCTTGTGTCATGGCATATGTTAGTACCGCTGCATTCAGAAGTACACATATGCCACAAATGAACAACAGCACAGCTGTTTTATACAAAAGTAGAGGGAAATTGCAACGCCATTGAAACGACTAGGCTGATTAACTCAaaacggaaaacggagcgatagattaacgcatgattaattaagtttaagctataaaaaacttgaaaaataaattaatatgatttttttaagcaactttcctataaaaactttttacaaaatacacaccgtttaatggtttgaaaagcgtgcgcgcagaaaacgagggagatgaaTTAGGAACTCATATACATAGCCAATAGACTAGGAGCGAAGTTTCGGTttaaaaaagcaaaaagaacatattttacaaaactcATATCTACAAATTAAAATAGGGGAAAGAATACAATTgcccttatatatatatatatatatatatatatatatatatatatatatatatatatataaaatgcaGATTTGCACTCGGATTCATATGTACCTACAATCTACACCGTTGATGTGTTCCAAGATTCGTGCTGCAAAATATACCTAACCTTAACTAAATGAATGCTTACTATAGGGAGAAAAATAATTAGGAGTAGGTTGGTTCACAATATGTATAACATGTATGTtgcattttaatatatatatatatatatatatatatatatccaaaaattGATAATGTTAGCCTAGTAGATAAGTTCTCTTTTTTCCTCGTCTCCTGGGCATGCTAATGGGCCAAACCGGCCGTTTGCTCGACAAACGTAGGCAAGGGCCACGGAATTAAGAGCCTAACTGTGCTTGCTTCACCGGTTTCAAAGGAGTTGTCCTAAATGTGGCCCAATATTGATGGAACAACATAAATTCCTCTTTTTTGAGATGGATTCTAATTTCTCAAGTAGACGCCACCCGTTTATTGTATGTCAACTaaatagtttaaaaaaaattcaaaaataataataatatagattaatatgtaatatatcattcCACAAACTTGCAAGTTTAAATTTCAACTTCTACCAATTGtaagaaaaataacaaatttaactataAATATACGTATaataatttgagttttgtttgttatttttcttacaatttgtagaagttgaattttaacttaaatgtttgtgaagtgatatattacgcattgatctatcttgttaattgttttcaaatttttttcataaccatttagatgacatgtaatAAATGGATGGACATCCATCCGGGTGATTAAAACAGTTCTCATCTTTTCTTTTCAACTGTAAAAGCAGTCGTCGTTCTCCTCTTCTCCCACCATCACACTTCTTCCATCACGTGAAAAATCCATGTTGCCTTAAAAAATTACCCACCCAAAAAAAAGTTTCCATGTGAAAAATCAACCTACCAGAAAAATCAATCGAACAGATAAAATAAACCCCATAAAATCATTAGTCTATATATAATCCTCCTAATCCCATTGCAAAGCACGGGCATAACACTAGTTGCTATTGAAAAATTCAtaccaaaaacaccaaaactaATCACATATCTCTCCTACTTTGAAGCAGAGTCGTCATCCTCTCCTCACCTCACCGTCGTACCTCCTCCGCACGTAAAAAGAACAATGTTGCCTTAAAAAACCACCCCACGCCATGAAAAAGGTGtttccatgaaaaaaaatcaacccacaagagaaaatttataaaaatagagATAAAATTCAACCGATAAAGCCATTCATACGTATATATTCCTCCCACTCCCGGTGCAATGCACGGGCGTAGAACTAGACTAGATAAATCTTGGAATGGGTTTATTTTTTGCCTAATGAAGGAGATAGAAATGTAGATGAGCTAGGGCGAAATAATGGCAAAGATCCATGTGAAATGAGCATATTTTGGTTCTGGAATTGTCTATACTTCTTGCGCCACAAATTAATTCAAGATCAAAACTGTCAATTAATTTTCAGACCGAACGATTAAAAAAGGATGACTAAGATTACAACCAAATCGAAAACACATTGAATTAGGCCCTGATTGACACGACCCTAGATGATTTAAAGTTTGTATAGTAACTTatagtattttaaaattttatatttcatctaAAATAGAAACAATATGATTTATCTAAATTTTATCGACGAAATCATATATCCAGATATATGTATTTGTAGAGCAAGTAATATTTATATCTACAAAATCTTTAATCCGGAGTTGTACCAATTAAACAGCGCCTCAATACTTCTTGGGCCAATTCCCTACGTGCCCATGTAATTTCACCCAATCCCTTCTACGTCCCTGAAATTTGTTTGATCTTTTATATGcccctgagtttttatttggatcCCTTACATATCCATTCCGTTAGTTGATCATTAGTTTGACCGTTAGTTATTGTAAAAATTACTTTGTTGTCCTTGGTATATTGTTGAAAGCTAGAAATGTTTTATGTGTAAATTATTTGAGTTGTGAAAACCAATAAGGaataaattactaaatatttgttatgaatttttaaaaataaaaaattatttcattaaaataaaaaagatttattgtaaaaaaagttctgcataaaatttgaaaattacttttcaacaaatatttagtgaaaaaagatttgttgtgaaaaaacaaaggggatgtaattagtttatcacaaattagaaaacaaatttaaaatttaaacctaaataacatttagtttttgctcttaattttctggtgaaactaatgtatggatttaatcataatttttaaaaaaataaaaaataataagttttattttttatgttgggcattaaatgattatattgcttgtattttgtataagttaattttttcatatgaaaatttattgggtaggtaccacatatgtataggatgggtaatatagttattttaaaatatttaacagtcaactaatggtcaactaacggagatgggtatagaggagatcaaaatgaaaactcagTGATATATAAGGGATGATGTCAAATTCAGGGGTATTGAAGGGATTAAGTAAATTTTCAAGAGtatatagggaattttctcaTACTTCTTTTACACGTCTAAAGACGTGGACCGATAAACCAGCCACAACAGTACAACACCATGCATATACCTATatcctactccctctatcccatattAACGTAAGAGATTTTGGAGAGATATGGTATATTTTATTACTACGAATTTGGACAGGTCCTTTTAAAATCCCATACATATATTATAGGAAGGAAGGAGTATTGTAGACATATTTGATATCATAattgtttatattttgtaaTTCAGAGGAATCATATTGTTTCGATTCGATTAATTAGCTGTATGTATGGAAAAGACCGTATATATAGTATCATAATATGTGGATTTGATCATCAGCAGAATCCAGAAACACACCCGTAGTaaccactactggagaaacgatgtttggtcggtcggccaaatttcacaatagtcccggttcacttataaaccgggactaaagattcccagttggtaacaccaaccgggactaaagattagaactttagtcccggttgatgttaccaatcgggactaaagatcaagttGATCTTTATACCCGATtgttaacaccaaccgggactaaagttagcaCGCCATATatgttcttcttccttctccagcCTGAGCATGGCTTCATTTtttgaagaggaggaggggaggtgcTGTCtgattttttgtgaatttggtttGGTGATAATACATAACTTTGAGGTGTCTAAAAGGTTAACAACTTCATTCTCCTCTATTTTTTCTTAGCATTTATATTTAAAGATAAGTTCTATTCATTTTTGCCACTAAAAAGTATGAATGGAAGATGATGAGTTTGAGAGAGTTTGTGTAGGAAAGTAGTATAGAAAGTaggtttttttataattttataacaACTTGTGATAAAAGAGATGAGAAATAAAAGAtagaaaattaatctaaaagaatagaaaacttagttaatttaaaattaatattagttcaacacattaaatatttgtttgcaacttTAAATGTAATTAAAACTTGCATAATATGTGGTGTTATTtggtaattattgtatgaataaatttatataaatattgcATAAATGTTTAATTGGTTTGACTATCGTGgaatatttttcatgtttttttgttcattttatttagatggatcggcaatggatgcgCACGGACCGACGGTCAAAAGAGTATATTGAaagcgtgcattattttttgagaatgGCCAAGGCTAACAAACAGAATAATTTATCCGTTGTCCATGCATTAAGTGCAAAACCAGAGGGAGTATTCTGCAATAAGAATTATTCATATTCACTTGTTTGGGACGGGCTTCATGCCGAGCGCTTGGACCTCACACCGGGAGCTAGGGGTTCAAATGGAAGAAGATAAAGCAGAAAACGAGAACATTCCGGACTGAGCTCAGTACGGTGGATTTGAAGTAAATACAGCAGGCGAGGTGGACGGGGCTGTTGAAGATAATGACGCtgcagatgatcttggtcagatgttgcaggatgtcaaggaggactgtgaaagtgaaaaggaggcccagaaATTAGAGCGTATGTTAGCGGACCATTGGACgccgttgtacccaggttgcaagcaggggcacaaaaaaaATTGGGTACCACTCTAgaattcttgcaatggaaggtaAAAAATGGTGTGAGTGATAAGGCATTTGGCGACTTATTGAAACTAgtaaagaacattcttccggaagAAAACAAGTTACCCGAAACAACGTACgaagctaagaagatagtctacCCTCTAGAACTAGAGGTTCAGAAGAtacacgcatgtccgaacgattgtattcTCTATCGCGGTGAGTactatgagaacctagaagcttGCCCggtttgtaaagcactacgatacaagatcaggcgagatgatccaggtgaaGTTGATGGACACCCttcgaagaagagaattcctactaaggtgatgtggtatttccctataataccacggctctgatgtttgttcaggaacaaagagcatgcaaaaatgatgcgatggcacgcagAAGAACGTCGACaagacgggatgctgagacaccccgccgacaGGTCGCAATGCTGAAATATCAACAGAACATTTCAAGACATTAGAGAGGATGCACGAAACGTAAGGTtcggtttgagtacggatggcatgaatccatttggagagatgagcagcggccatagcacttggcctgttacgatgtgtatctacaagaCTACAACCTCCCCCTGACtgtgcatgaagaggaagtacattatgatgccgattattattcaaagcccaaagcaacctggtaacgataTTGATATATAACTAAGACCACTCATCGATGATCTGAAAGTTTGTGGGAGAAAGGAATCACTGTGTGGGACGAGAACAAACATGAGCAATTTAACTTACGAGCCATGCTGTTTGTATCCATCAACGATTTGCCTGCACTTAGCAATCTTGTTTAATGTGTTGACACACCCGTAGTGACGACAATTCTGATGCATATATATTTCAATTAGCAACTACCAATAGTCCATGTGATGTGTGCCACTTAATAAAGAACAGCAACAAGTTGATGCAAATGAATTTTTACTCGATGACACCGCATCAAACACAAATTAATCCATCACACCCACTACTAATCTACCAACTCATATGCACTTAAACATACATGAACTTACTTGTATACATGCACATGacgacctagctagctagctacttggATCAGAATCTCCAATAAAACAAACTGAGGTGTATAGGAGAATCCATGCATtgcccaaaaaacaaaaaacaaaaaggcaaagacaacaacattttatttatttttaattatgtaCAGCTAACACTGATAGTACTTTGAATCACATGGCACATGCATGCAAAGGTGACGGCGAGTTCATTACTCCCACGGCGGGCGACGCCGGCgcgccaccgacgccgacgccggcagCCGACCTCTTCAAGAACTCGATGCACTCGTCGACCGCCTCGCTCCGGTATGAGTCGGcgtacgccggcgccgccgggctCATCCGCACCGCCGCGGAGCGTCTCgacgtcgccgctgccgacctGCCCGGCGACGTCCTGATCGGCGTCGCCgtctgctgctgcggcggcaggGCGCCCtgcttcgtcgtcgtcgacgcggCCGACAGCATCGCCAGCCTCAGCACGACGTCCCGGACACGGTCCAGCACGGACGAcgacaccggcggcgc
This window of the Oryza sativa Japonica Group chromosome 4, ASM3414082v1 genome carries:
- the LOC4334947 gene encoding uncharacterized protein, with translation MEERFLAEPLKATTVTCIPRLRGGGGGGARRHRRAASSGGGAAPPVSSSVLDRVRDVVLRLAMLSAASTTTKQGALPPQQQTATPIRTSPGRSAAATSRRSAAVRMSPAAPAYADSYRSEAVDECIEFLKRSAAGVGVGGAPASPAVGVMNSPSPLHACAM